A region from the Saccharomonospora azurea NA-128 genome encodes:
- the mnmA gene encoding tRNA 2-thiouridine(34) synthase MnmA yields the protein MRVLAAMSGGVDSAVAAARAVEAGHDVVGVHLALSAKPGTLRTGSRGCCTIEDAHDARRAADILGIPFYVWDFAERFTEEVVETFVGEYAAGRTPNPCVTCNEKIKFEALLEKAVALGFDAVCTGHYARLSVVDGVPELRRSADEGKDQSYVLASLTPEQLRHAMFPLGDSVKSDVRDEAERRGLPVAHKPDSHDICFIPDGDTKSFLEKRLGQRPGDLVDAETGAVLGRHTGVHGFTVGQRKGLGIDAPAPDGRPRYVLSLEPVSGTVKVGSAGDLAVSRIEADRPIWPSETPLPGPTECVAQVRAHGSTAPAVAEVVDGRVVVELRDTLRGVAPGQVVVLYRPDADGGDVVLGSAKIAATA from the coding sequence GTGCGGGTACTGGCCGCGATGAGCGGGGGAGTGGACTCGGCGGTCGCCGCCGCGCGGGCCGTGGAGGCCGGGCACGACGTGGTCGGGGTCCACCTGGCGCTGTCGGCGAAGCCCGGCACGCTGCGGACGGGGTCGCGGGGCTGCTGCACGATCGAGGACGCCCACGACGCCCGCAGGGCCGCCGACATCCTCGGCATCCCCTTCTACGTCTGGGACTTCGCCGAGCGGTTCACCGAGGAGGTCGTGGAGACCTTCGTCGGCGAGTACGCCGCGGGCCGCACGCCGAACCCGTGCGTGACCTGCAACGAGAAGATCAAGTTCGAGGCGTTGCTGGAGAAGGCCGTGGCGCTGGGCTTCGACGCCGTCTGCACCGGACACTACGCGCGGCTGTCCGTCGTGGACGGTGTGCCGGAGTTGCGCCGCAGCGCCGACGAGGGCAAGGACCAGTCCTACGTGCTCGCGTCGCTCACGCCGGAACAGTTGCGCCACGCGATGTTCCCGCTCGGCGACTCGGTGAAGTCCGACGTCCGCGACGAGGCGGAGCGGCGCGGCCTGCCCGTGGCGCACAAGCCCGACAGCCACGATATCTGCTTCATCCCGGACGGCGACACGAAGTCGTTCCTCGAAAAGCGGCTCGGTCAGCGTCCCGGCGATCTCGTCGACGCCGAGACCGGCGCGGTGCTGGGCAGGCACACGGGCGTGCACGGGTTCACCGTGGGCCAGCGCAAGGGCCTCGGCATCGACGCCCCCGCGCCCGACGGCAGGCCGCGGTACGTGCTGTCGCTCGAACCCGTGTCCGGCACCGTGAAGGTCGGCTCGGCGGGTGACCTCGCGGTGAGCCGCATCGAGGCGGATCGGCCGATCTGGCCGAGCGAGACCCCGCTTCCCGGCCCCACCGAGTGCGTCGCGCAGGTGCGGGCGCACGGCAGCACCGCTCCGGCGGTGGCCGAGGTCGTCGACGGCCGGGTGGTCGTGGAACTGCGGGACACGCTGCGTGGGGTCGCGCCCGGGCAGGTCGTGGTGCTGTACCGGCCGGACGCCGACGGCGGCGACGTGGTGCTGGGCAGCGCGAAGATCGCCGCCACGGCATGA
- a CDS encoding MFS transporter: MTRTEPRRRGVLWTPENRWTTAGLLLVVTLLAFENMGVATAMPTMVADLDGGELYSWPFTAHLVASVAATVLSGRVCDRRGPTLSLLVGPWIFLAGLVAAGAAPTMEVLLVGRALQGFGSGVLMVATSLLVALTYDDRERPVMYAAFAAAWVLPAVVGPSIAGLVTETAGWRWVFLGLVPLMPLGMGLLVPVVRRLPAHVPDPAARRAGIVAAVTVA; the protein is encoded by the coding sequence ATGACACGGACCGAACCGCGGCGGCGGGGAGTGCTCTGGACTCCCGAGAACCGGTGGACGACGGCCGGGTTGCTGTTGGTGGTCACCCTGCTCGCGTTCGAGAACATGGGCGTGGCCACGGCGATGCCCACCATGGTCGCCGATCTCGACGGCGGCGAGCTGTATTCCTGGCCGTTCACCGCCCACCTCGTCGCGAGCGTCGCGGCCACGGTGCTGTCCGGCCGGGTCTGCGACCGCCGTGGGCCGACGCTCTCGTTGCTGGTCGGCCCGTGGATCTTCCTCGCGGGTCTCGTGGCGGCCGGGGCCGCGCCGACCATGGAGGTGCTGCTGGTCGGGCGGGCTCTGCAGGGCTTCGGTTCGGGTGTGCTCATGGTCGCGACGTCGCTGCTCGTCGCACTCACCTACGACGATCGGGAGCGGCCGGTGATGTACGCGGCGTTCGCGGCGGCGTGGGTGTTGCCCGCCGTCGTGGGGCCGTCGATCGCCGGGCTCGTGACGGAGACCGCCGGATGGCGCTGGGTGTTCCTCGGGCTGGTGCCGCTGATGCCTTTGGGCATGGGCCTGCTCGTGCCGGTGGTGCGGCGGCTGCCCGCCCACGTCCCCGATCCTGCGGCGCGGCGAGCGGGGATCGTCGCGGCGGTGACCGTGGCGC
- a CDS encoding MFS transporter, translating into AAVALRTLLPHGTLRARPGLPTVVASRALLGGAFAGMEAYLPLIMSQVHGHNAAVAGLPLTVAALSWSAGSAVQGRKPDWSRAALLRAGFGLVAAGLALFSLVAWGGAPAWVAFAASACGGAGMGIATPSISVLLMRLSPVAERGFNTSAMQLGDWISSALTIGAGGALLAVLAGGASDPSGAVTTLALALALVAVLGVVLAGRGLRVEGIDGTGPERA; encoded by the coding sequence GCCGCGGTGGCGCTGCGGACGCTGCTGCCCCACGGCACGCTCCGTGCGCGCCCCGGACTGCCGACCGTGGTCGCGAGCCGCGCCCTGCTCGGCGGCGCGTTCGCGGGGATGGAGGCGTACCTGCCGCTGATCATGTCGCAGGTCCACGGCCACAACGCCGCCGTCGCCGGGCTGCCGCTGACCGTGGCGGCGTTGAGCTGGTCGGCGGGGTCGGCCGTCCAGGGCAGGAAACCGGACTGGAGCAGGGCCGCTCTGCTGCGGGCGGGCTTCGGGCTCGTGGCGGCCGGGCTCGCGCTGTTCTCGCTCGTGGCATGGGGTGGGGCGCCGGCGTGGGTGGCGTTCGCCGCCTCGGCCTGCGGGGGAGCAGGCATGGGGATCGCTACGCCGTCGATCTCGGTGCTCTTGATGCGCCTGTCGCCGGTGGCGGAACGGGGCTTCAACACCTCCGCCATGCAACTCGGCGACTGGATCTCCTCCGCGCTGACGATCGGTGCGGGCGGTGCCTTGCTCGCCGTCCTCGCCGGTGGCGCGAGCGACCCGTCCGGCGCCGTCACCACGCTGGCCCTGGCACTCGCCCTGGTGGCGGTGCTGGGCGTCGTCCTCGCCGGACGAGGGCTGCGCGTGGAGGGGATCGACGGAACCGGGCCCGAGCGGGCCTGA
- a CDS encoding GntR family transcriptional regulator codes for MRQIDTDRNLARTILDELRGAIVSGELVPGTLYSVHDLAARLGVSRTPVREALIQLAERGMVRFERNRGIRVLQTSLHDLEEVFAIRLLLEVPATFRATSQRTPGLSEQLSTHLDAMRHAAEERDEAAFMTADRKFHEAINVASGNLRLARYVDSLRDMVFLRGSSTVDRSRGLADILAEHEAIAELVEAGKPTDAAEAMRRHLLTTAQLIIAQESAESGESVHVSYDWTRLTD; via the coding sequence ATGCGGCAGATCGACACCGACCGGAACCTCGCCAGGACGATCCTCGACGAGCTGCGCGGGGCCATCGTCAGTGGTGAGCTCGTGCCCGGAACGCTGTACTCGGTGCACGATCTCGCAGCCCGGCTCGGCGTGTCCCGCACCCCCGTGCGGGAGGCGTTGATCCAGCTCGCCGAGCGGGGCATGGTGCGGTTCGAGCGCAACCGGGGCATCCGCGTGTTGCAGACCTCGCTGCACGACCTGGAGGAGGTCTTCGCCATCCGGCTGCTGCTGGAGGTGCCCGCCACGTTCCGCGCCACGAGCCAGCGCACGCCCGGTCTGTCGGAGCAGCTGTCCACCCACCTCGACGCCATGCGCCACGCCGCCGAGGAGCGCGACGAGGCGGCGTTCATGACCGCCGACCGGAAGTTCCACGAGGCCATCAACGTCGCGTCCGGCAACCTGCGGCTCGCCCGCTACGTCGACTCGTTGCGCGACATGGTGTTCCTCCGCGGCTCCTCCACTGTGGACCGCAGTCGGGGACTGGCCGACATCCTGGCCGAGCACGAGGCGATCGCCGAGCTCGTCGAGGCGGGCAAGCCCACCGACGCCGCGGAGGCCATGCGGCGGCACCTGCTCACCACGGCGCAGCTCATCATCGCCCAGGAGTCGGCCGAGTCCGGCGAGTCCGTGCACGTCTCCTACGACTGGACGCGGCTGACCGACTGA
- a CDS encoding phosphotransferase family protein, whose protein sequence is MTPPPLAAVLAELSLDLPTTRFVSGSLPVHAVGDDLVLKFYPSDDAEEFRIEAAALTALEGRLSVQTPRPRATGTREGWHYVLMTRVPGVGLDSVWDTLTVDERRALCGEVGAVTAELHAVTEHPAPLVTDWTEFVRARRDVVVEHHRQQDLAPEWLELVPDFVDGVDLSTAHPVFLHTELLREHVFVRHDGTRWTVSGLVDFEPAMVGAAEYEFVAASVYLAGGDRACWHAFLHGYGLEPDVDFARRCLAYTLLHRYSTLRRYLTWLPVPGKPSLDELARLWFGADVT, encoded by the coding sequence GTGACGCCCCCTCCCCTGGCCGCCGTGCTCGCCGAGCTGTCGCTCGACCTCCCGACGACGCGCTTCGTGAGCGGATCGCTGCCCGTCCACGCCGTCGGCGACGACCTGGTGCTGAAGTTCTATCCCTCAGACGACGCGGAGGAGTTCCGTATCGAGGCCGCCGCGCTGACCGCCCTGGAGGGGCGCCTGTCCGTACAGACCCCGCGCCCGCGCGCCACCGGCACGCGCGAGGGCTGGCACTACGTGCTGATGACCCGGGTTCCCGGAGTCGGGCTCGACTCGGTGTGGGACACGCTGACCGTTGACGAACGACGAGCGCTGTGCGGCGAGGTGGGGGCCGTGACGGCCGAACTGCACGCCGTCACCGAGCATCCGGCTCCGCTCGTGACGGACTGGACGGAGTTCGTGCGCGCTCGCCGCGACGTCGTCGTGGAACATCACCGACAGCAGGACCTCGCCCCGGAGTGGCTGGAACTCGTGCCGGACTTCGTCGACGGCGTGGACCTCTCCACCGCACATCCCGTCTTCCTGCACACCGAACTGCTGCGCGAGCACGTCTTCGTGCGCCACGACGGGACGCGGTGGACGGTCTCGGGACTCGTCGACTTCGAACCCGCGATGGTGGGCGCGGCGGAGTACGAGTTCGTGGCCGCGTCGGTGTACCTGGCGGGTGGCGATCGGGCGTGCTGGCACGCCTTCCTGCACGGCTACGGGCTCGAACCGGACGTCGACTTCGCGCGCCGGTGCCTGGCGTACACGCTCCTGCACCGGTACTCGACCCTGCGCCGGTACCTGACGTGGCTGCCCGTGCCCGGCAAGCCCTCCCTCGACGAGCTCGCCCGCCTGTGGTTCGGCGCCGACGTGACGTGA
- a CDS encoding hydroxyacid-oxoacid transhydrogenase gives MVDYLHETVFTWGATPLKFGAGAVDEIGHDLAQQGARRVLIVTDPGVAATGVAHRVTEAARAGGLDAEVFDGVRVEPTDVSVLEAVEFARQSTWDGFVAVGGGSAIDTAKAVNLLTTHPADLFDYVNKPIGAAKAPPGRLKPLVAVPTTAGTGSETTPVCIMDFVDLKVKSGISHPYLRPTTAVVDPLLTLSMPPRVTAASGLDVLCHALESYTARPFHSFPRHTPETRVAYNGANPISDTWTEKALHLLARSFRRAVLNGGDLDARTDMMLAATYAGMGFGNAGVHVPHACAYPIAGRVREYRPADYPQDEPLVPHGESVALTAPAAFRFTFPTDPERHLHAARILDPTAPAQRDPREQLPAALTALMRDIGVPNGLSGVGYDVSDVPALVEGALKQQRLLAVSPREVRNTDLDTVLTESLQNW, from the coding sequence ATGGTCGACTACCTGCACGAAACCGTGTTCACGTGGGGCGCGACGCCGCTGAAGTTCGGCGCCGGCGCGGTCGACGAGATCGGCCACGACCTCGCGCAGCAGGGCGCCCGGCGCGTCCTGATCGTCACCGACCCCGGAGTCGCGGCCACCGGTGTCGCGCACCGGGTCACCGAGGCGGCTCGCGCGGGCGGGCTGGACGCCGAGGTCTTCGACGGCGTGCGCGTCGAACCGACCGACGTCAGCGTGCTGGAGGCGGTCGAGTTCGCCCGGCAGTCGACGTGGGACGGCTTCGTGGCCGTCGGCGGCGGGTCGGCCATCGACACCGCGAAGGCCGTCAACCTGCTCACCACCCACCCCGCGGACCTGTTCGACTACGTCAACAAGCCGATCGGCGCCGCCAAGGCCCCGCCCGGGCGCCTCAAGCCGCTGGTCGCCGTGCCGACGACGGCGGGCACCGGATCGGAGACCACGCCGGTCTGCATCATGGACTTCGTCGACCTCAAGGTGAAGTCGGGCATCAGCCACCCGTACCTGCGGCCGACCACGGCGGTCGTCGACCCGCTGCTCACGCTGTCCATGCCACCGCGCGTGACCGCCGCCAGCGGCCTGGACGTGCTGTGTCACGCCCTGGAGTCCTACACCGCACGGCCGTTCCACTCCTTCCCGCGGCACACGCCCGAGACCCGCGTCGCCTACAACGGCGCCAACCCCATCTCCGACACGTGGACGGAGAAGGCCCTGCACCTGCTCGCGCGGTCGTTCCGCAGGGCGGTGCTCAACGGCGGCGACCTCGACGCGCGCACGGACATGATGCTCGCCGCCACGTACGCGGGCATGGGTTTCGGCAACGCCGGCGTGCACGTCCCGCACGCGTGCGCCTACCCGATCGCCGGGCGCGTGCGCGAATACCGGCCCGCCGACTACCCGCAGGACGAACCGCTCGTGCCCCACGGCGAGTCGGTCGCCCTCACCGCCCCGGCCGCGTTCCGCTTCACCTTCCCCACCGACCCGGAGCGGCACCTGCACGCCGCGCGCATCCTCGACCCGACCGCGCCCGCCCAGCGCGACCCGCGGGAGCAGCTGCCCGCGGCGTTGACGGCGCTCATGCGCGACATCGGCGTCCCCAACGGCCTGTCGGGCGTGGGCTACGACGTCTCCGACGTCCCCGCGCTCGTGGAAGGTGCGCTGAAACAGCAACGCCTGCTGGCGGTGTCGCCGCGCGAGGTGCGGAACACCGATCTCGACACCGTGCTGACCGAGTCCCTCCAGAACTGGTGA
- a CDS encoding cysteine desulfurase family protein produces the protein MTYLDHAATTPMVPEALAAMTDALSTLGNASSLHSSGRRARRTVEEAREAIAEAVGARPSEVLFTAGGTESDNLAVKGIFWARRRSDPRRRRVLASAVEHHAVLDAVQWLADHEGAEVTWLEVDQHGRVRPDALRAAVEDDPDAVALATVMWANNEVGTVNPVPELAAVCAEYGVPLHTDAVQAMSTVEVDFAASGAAALTLTGHKLGGPYGVGVLLLRRDTQATPLLHGGGQEREVRSGTLDVPGIHALATAVSLAVERRPDHAARLVKLRDDLVAAVRAEVPDVVLNGPPQDAADRLPGIVHLTFPGCAGDSLLMLLDAKGIECSTGSACTAGVAEPSHVLLAMGADAASARSSLRFSLGHTSTEADVDALAAEIGGVVARARQAGLSGMRRTRSDQEV, from the coding sequence ATGACGTACCTCGACCACGCGGCCACCACGCCGATGGTGCCGGAGGCCCTCGCGGCCATGACCGACGCGCTGTCCACGCTGGGCAACGCCTCGTCGCTGCACTCCTCGGGCCGCCGGGCTCGCCGGACGGTCGAGGAGGCGAGGGAGGCGATCGCCGAGGCCGTCGGTGCGCGCCCGTCGGAGGTGCTGTTCACGGCGGGGGGAACCGAGAGCGACAACCTCGCCGTCAAGGGCATCTTCTGGGCCCGGCGCCGAAGCGACCCGCGGCGCCGCCGCGTGCTCGCGAGCGCCGTCGAACACCATGCGGTGCTCGACGCCGTGCAGTGGCTGGCCGACCACGAGGGTGCCGAGGTGACGTGGCTGGAGGTCGACCAGCACGGCCGCGTGCGGCCGGACGCGCTGCGCGCCGCTGTCGAGGACGACCCCGACGCCGTGGCGCTGGCCACCGTGATGTGGGCGAACAACGAGGTCGGCACGGTGAATCCGGTGCCGGAGCTGGCGGCCGTGTGCGCGGAGTACGGGGTTCCCCTGCACACCGACGCCGTGCAGGCCATGAGCACGGTGGAGGTGGACTTCGCCGCGAGCGGCGCCGCCGCGCTCACCCTCACGGGCCACAAGCTCGGCGGACCCTACGGGGTCGGGGTGCTGCTGCTGCGGCGCGACACGCAGGCCACGCCGCTCCTGCACGGCGGCGGGCAGGAACGCGAGGTGCGGTCGGGCACGCTGGACGTGCCCGGCATCCACGCGCTCGCCACCGCCGTGAGCCTGGCCGTCGAGCGCAGGCCCGACCACGCCGCCCGGCTCGTGAAACTCCGCGACGACCTCGTGGCCGCCGTGCGCGCCGAGGTGCCCGACGTCGTGCTCAACGGTCCGCCGCAGGACGCGGCCGACCGGCTGCCCGGGATCGTGCACCTCACCTTCCCCGGCTGTGCCGGTGACAGCCTGCTGATGTTGCTCGACGCGAAGGGCATCGAGTGCTCCACGGGGTCGGCGTGCACGGCGGGTGTGGCGGAGCCGAGCCACGTGCTGCTCGCGATGGGGGCCGACGCCGCGTCGGCGCGCAGCTCGTTGCGGTTCTCCCTCGGACACACGTCGACAGAGGCCGACGTCGACGCGCTCGCGGCCGAGATCGGCGGGGTGGTGGCCAGGGCCCGCCAGGCGGGGTTGTCCGGCATGCGCAGAACGCGAAGCGATCAGGAGGTGTAG